The sequence CTTCCAAGTTCAAGTATACCTATAAGCAGTATGAATACTGTCAGAAGAACAGGAACAAATCTTGAGTCAAATAATTGTGATTTAGTTCCTGGAATTTGCAGAGTTGCTAATCCATAAAAAATTCCAAAGATTAATATTATAATTCCTAATATTGTATCATTATTATGCCAATTTAATTTTTTTTGATTCATAAATCTCCTCCTTACTATCTAACCATACAAGGTTTTTTAGAATCATATTTCCAATCTTTTATCAAATATTGCATTGCTAAAGCATCATCACGAGTTCTAAATTGTGCAGGCATTGTTTTATATAGTTCATGAGCTTTTAATAATTTTTCCATATCTATTTCCACACCTAAACCAGGTTTATCAGTTATTTCTATTACTCCATTTTTTATTACAGGAGGATTTTTTGTTATTCCCTGTCCATCTTGCCAGATGTAATGAGTATCCACTGGAGTTATATTTCCAGGAGCTGCTGCTGCAACTTGTGCAAATGTTGCTAGTGTTATATCAAAGTGATTGTTTGAATGAGATCCCCATGTTAATCCCCAGTCTTTTAATAAATAAGCCATTCTTACACTTCCATTTAATGTCCAGAAATGAGGATCTGCAAGAATTATATCAACTGATCTTTCTGAAGCTGCATGATAGAACTGTCTCCAGTTAGTAGCAATCATATTAGTTGCAACTTTTAAATTTGTAGCAGTTTTAAATTCACTCATAATTTCTCTACTTGAGAATCCAGCTTCAGGTCCACAAGGATCTTCCATATAAGCAACTACACCATGTTTATCTTTACATAATCTTATTGCTTCTTCTAAAGACCATGCTCCATTTGGATCTATATTTACCCTTGCTTCAGGAAAAGCTTTATGAAGAGCTTCTACCGCTTTCATTTCTTCTTCTCCTTTTAATACTCCACCTTTTAATTTAAAATCTTTAAATCCATATCTTTCATATAAAGCTTTAGCTTGTTCTACTATTCCTTCTGGTGTTAAAGTTTCTTGTCTTCTTATTTTTTCCCAAGAATCTTTACAATCTGTTTCAATTAAATAAGGCATATCTATTTTTTTAGGATCTGCTATATAAAATAAATATCCCAAGAAAGGAACTTCTCTTCTTTGGATTCCTCCATCACCAAGAAGAGCTGCCATAGGTTTATTTAAAAACTTTCCTAATAAATCAAGCATTGCACATTCTATTGCTGCTTCTGCTTGAACAACAAATTTTAAATTGCTTATATTTAATCCTTGTAATCCTTCTCCTGTATCTCCTTTTGCTTTTTGTCCATTTGCTCTTATATCAGTAATTACTTTTCTATAATCTGCTATTTCTGCACCTATTACCATTGGCTTATAACTTTCAAGCATTTCAGTTATAGCTTCTCCACCATGAATCTCTCCAATACCTTTATTCCCTGTTTCGTCTTCTAAAACAACTATATTTCTTGTAAAATATGGAGAATGACATCCACTTAATGTAAGCAAAGCACTGTCATAACCAGCAACAGGATATACATCCATTTTTAAAACTTTTGGTGAACCTTGTTTCATATAATTCCCTCCCAATATTATTATCTTTATAACTATTTTGTTCTATTAAAGTTCTTTTAGTTTTAATATTTATTATTTTACACCCCATGTTTCTTTTTTTATATATTACAGGTAACTATTTTTTTCTCTGTTTAAAAACAGTTTTTTGTTCTAAAATACAATTTTTCTAAATCAATTAGAATTTTTTTATTTTCTATCCTCATCTTAAAATATTATTTTACACATAAATAATAATTATAAAAATATGAACTTAAACAATTATTTTAATTATTTAAATTATATTTTATATTAAGTCCAAAAAATTGTAAACAAATATATGTTTTCAATATAAAAAAGAGGACTTTTTATAAGTCCTCTTTTTTTATATTCTTAATCTTTCATTGATTCAATAATTCCATCAACAAGAACATCCATCTCATCAATTTTCTCTTCATTTAGAGAAGATACCATTGTAAGTCTTTCATTTAAAACTGACATTTGTTTCATATCATCTAAAAACTCTGCCATTAAATCTCCAGACTTACATGCCCATGAACCATTCTCCACAATAGCCACTGTACGGTTCTGTACATTTAAAGCCTTCATATCCATTAAATAATTGTGCATTAATGGATAAATTCCAAGATTATATGTTACTGATGCCAAAACTATATGACTGTACTTGAATGTTTCTGATATAAGCTGTGATACATGAGTATTTGAAACATCATACATAACAACATTTGTAATACCTTTTTCTACAAGTTTTGAAGCAAGAACTGTTGCTGCACTCTCTGTATTTCCATACATAGAAGCATAAACTATCATTACCCCTTTTTCTTCAGGTTCATATCTACTCCATTTATCATACTTATCTATAAAATATCCAAGATTTGAACGCCATACTGGACCATGTAAAGGACAAATTATTTTAATATCTATACCTGCTGCTTTTTTAAGAAGAGCTTGTACATGTGGCCCATATTTTCCAACTATATTTGTATAGTATCTTCTTGCTTCATCTATCCAGTCTCTGTCAAAATTAACTTCATCATTAAATAGTTTTCCATCAAGAGCTCCAAAAGATCCAAAAGCATCTGCTGCAAAAAGAACTCCATTTGTAGTATCAAATGTAACCATAGCTTCAGGCCAGTGAACCATAGGTGCAGATACAAAAGTTACAGTATGTTTTCCAAAAGATTTCACATCTCCTTCTTTAACAACTTCTTTTCTCTCTTCAACATCAAATCCAAATTGATGCATAAGCATAAAAGCTTTTTCAGTGCTGATTACTTTTACCTTAGGATAACGAAGAAGTATCTCTTCTATAGATGCAGCATGATCTGGCTCCATATGATTTATTACAAGATAATCTAAATTTCTTCCGTCAAGAACTGCTTTGACATTTTCTAAGAACTGACGGCATACAGACCAGTCTACAGTATCAAATAATACTGTCTTTTTATCCATTAAAAGATAAGAGTTATATGATACCCCACGAGAAATAGGGTGTATATTTTCAAAAAGATTTAAACGATGATCATTAGCACCAACCCAGTATAAATCTTCTGTTACTTTTCTCACACAATGCATAATATTCAATCCTCCTCTGCCTTATTTATTAAACTTCAATAAATTCATCTTTTGATTCTCCACATAATGGACAAATCCATTCTTCAGGAAGTTTTTCAAAAGTTGTTCCAGGTTTAATTTCATTTTCAGGATCTCCAATTTCTTGGTCATATTCATATCCACAACCACTGCACACATGAATCTTGTAGCTTGGAGCTGATTTTTTAATGAAAGGTTTTTTCATTTTTTTCATAGGAGGTGCTTCTTTTTTAGGTTCACCATTATCAAGTGCTGCTGTTAAAACAGGAAGTACTTCCTCTATTGTTCCAACTATTCCATAATCTGCATTCTTAAATATAGGAGCATTTGCATTGCTGTTTATTGCTACTATTGTTGTTGCATCTTTTATTCCTTTTAAGTGCTGTCCTGCACCTGAAATTCCACAAGCTATATATAGGTTTCCATTAAACTTTTGTCCTGACATTCCAACATAACGGTTTAAAGGGACATATTTCCATTCTTCTGCTACAGGACGAGATGAACCTACTGCTGCTCCTGCCTGTACTGCAAGATTTTTAATAAGTTCCATATTTTCCTTTTTACCTACTCCTCTTCCAGCACTTACAACACGGTCAGCTTTTGTAATAGGAGTATCTAAATCTATTCCAACAGTAAAATCATATCCATCAGCTTTAAGAGCATCAACTAAAGTTTTTACTCTTTCTTCTACTGTTCCTTCTTTTAAAATCATTTTCTTTCTAAGACCTGCAATAGGACCTTTCTTTTTAGAACTTCCTCCTTCTTTTGCAATCTTACCTATAATATGAGCTGCTATAACCACTCTTTGAATTTCGTTTGTTCCTTCATAGATAGTACAGATTTTAGCATCTCTGTATGCTCTTTCTACTTCCATTCCTTTAAGGTATCCAGTACCACCAAAAATTTGAAGAGCATCATTTACAACTTCAAGACATATATCTGAAGCATACTGTTTTGCCATTGCTGATTCCATTCCATAAGGTTCATGATGTTCTTTAAGTTCTGCAGCACTATAAACTAAAAATCTTGCTGCTCTTAATTTTGTTGCCATATCAGCAAGTTTGAAAGATATAATTTGCTGATGTGCTATAGGTTTTCCAAACTGAATTCTTTCTTTTGCATATTCAAGAGCATGTTCATAAGCTCCCTGAGCAATTCCTAAAGCCTGAGAAGCAATTCCTATTCTTCCTCCATCAAGAGTTGCCATAGCAATTTTAAATCCTTCTCCCTCTTTTCCAAGAAGATTTTCTTTAGGAACTTTTACATCATTGAATAAAAGCTGTGCTGTTGATGATGAACGGATTCCAAGTTTGTCATAATGATCTCCAAATGTAAATCCTTCCCATCCTTTTTCAACTATGAAAGCACTTATTCCTTTTGTTCCTATATCTGGTGTTGTTACTGCAAATATAATATATGTATCTGCCTTAGGGGCATTTGTTATAAATATTTTTTCTCCATTAAGAATATAGTGATCTCCCTGAAGAACTGCTGTTGTCTCTGTTCCTCCTGCATCACTTCCTGCATTTGGTTCTGTAAGTCCAAATGCTCCTATTTTTTCTCCTTTAGCTAAAGGTACAAGATATTTTTTCTTTTGTTCTTCTGTTCCAAAAGCCATTATAGGATATGATCCAAGAGATACATGAGCTGATAAAATAACTCCTGTTCCTCCATCTACTCTTGAAAGTTCTTCAACTGCTATTGCATAACTTAAAGCATCAAGTCCTGCTCCTCCATACTCTTTAGGATATGGAATTCCCATTAAATCCATTTCTCCAAGTTTTTTTATTGCCTCTGAAGGAAATTCATTATTTTGATCAAGCATAAACGCAATCGGTTTTACCTCATTTTCTGCAAATTCTCTTACTCTTGCACGAAGAGCCTCATGGGCCTCAGTAGTTTTAAAAAGCATGTTCCTACCTCCTATTCATTCAACCATATTCTAAATTTAAAAAAATAATTGCTGTTTTATTTTTAATAAAATAGTATTTTTATCTTTAAATATAGCATACCAAAAAAATATTTTTCTGTCAATTTATATTTTTTTATTTTTGTATTTTTTTTATAATATTTTTTCATATATATTACATTTTATATTTTTATAAAACTTTTTATTTTTGAGCATAGACATTAAATATATTTTTTAAAATAAAAAAATGCCGAAAAGATTAACTTTCCGACACTTTATAATTCTTTTATATAATTTTTTATTTAAGAAGTGTAAAAATAAATTCTGAACCCTCATTTTCAGATGAAAATACTTCTATTTTTCCACCACAAATATCCACAGTTTCTTTTACTATTGAAAGTCCTAAACCTGTTCCAGCAACATTGCTTGTTCTAGCTTTATCAATTCTATAGAATCTTTCAAAGATATTATCTTTTTCCTGTTCTGGAAAACCTATTCCATTATCTTTAACAGATACTCTGTATCTATCATCTTCTTCCTTTATTGAAACAGTAATATGAGGAACTTTGTTATTATATATTATTCCATTTTCAATAAGATTTTTTAAAACTGTCACTGTTTTTTCAAAATCTATATTCATATAGTTATTTTCATCTTTTAAATCAAGATTATATTCTATAACAGCTCCTGATTTTTTTACTTTGCCATTAAGAATTTTTTCAACTTCATCTTTTACTCTTTCAAAAGGAACTGGAGCAAGGTTTATTATTTTAGAACTTTCTATTTTAGATATATTTAAGAAATCCATTGTTATATTTTCTAGTTTTTCAACATTACTTCTTATTATATCAAGAAAGTTTTTCTGAAGTTCCTGAGGTGCATCTTCAAGAGCAATTAAATATCCCTTTATATTTGTAAGAGGTGTTTTTAATTCATGACTTACATTTGCTATAAAGTTTTTCTGTATTTCTCCAAGCTCTCTGCTTCTTGTAATATCTTTTATTGTAATCAAAAATTCTTTTTTAAATTCAAGATATTTAACTGTTACAAGAAGATATTTTTTAAGTTTTGAAATAAATATTTCTTCTTTTATATTTTCTTTTGTTTTCATTCCTTTATTTATAACATTAAGTATCTCAATGTATTTAACTTTTTTATAAATAGAATCCAATTTTCCATTTACATAAAGATAACCAAGAGCATTGTTCTTCATAATTATTTTAGATTCTTCATCTGCAAGAATTATTGAAAGATCTACAGCTGATATAACTCTTTTAAGTCTTGTTTTTTCTTCATTAAGTTTTCTTATATTTTTAAGATTTTCTTTCTGCCAATCTCTTACAACTTTCCAGAATTTTACAAGCCAGACATCTCCTTTAGCATAGATTGTTTTTATTTCATCTCCACTTTCAAGAGCTTCTCTCATACTTTCAATTTTTTTAAACAAATCTCTTTTTAAATAATTTTTATAGCATATATAAATTGCAATATTTAAAATTATAAAGAAAAATATCTGTGTTACAAGAAGAGTTCTTAAATCTTTTATCTCTTCATCATAACTTATTGATGTTCTGATTACAGTTTTTTCTCCTTCGCTATTTTCATTAAGAAGACCATAATAAGCCATATTTTGTCTTAATGTCTTACTTTTTCTTATAGCAAATCCTTCACCTGTTTCAAAAGCTTCCTTTACTTCCTCTCTGTTTCTGTGATTTGCCATTTCATCTTCTTTTGTATATCTTTCAGAGTCATAAAGAATATTTCCCTGTGCATCTATAAGAGTAAATCTTTTCTTTACATTACCAAACATATCCTGAAAGTTTGATTTAGTATATCCATTTGTAAGCTCTTTAACCATAAGAGCATCTTCTTTAAGTGTTCTTTTTGCAGCATCACCATATAATTCTGATATTTTGCCCATGTATGTATTTACAAAAAGAACTTCCAGGAACAAAATAAAAATCAGGGCAATTATCTCTTTTCTTCTAATTTGTACCCGACCCCCTTCACTGTTTTAATGTTTTCAGCAATACTTTTAACTTTTTCTCTTAATTTTGAAATATAAATATCAACTGATCTGTCTCCAGTGTAATAATTTGACTCCCATACTCTGTCAAGGATTTTCTCTCTTGATAAGACTATTCCCTGATTTTTTATAAGCAAAAGAAGAAGATCAAATTCTTTTTTAGAAAGTTCTACCTCTTCCTCTCCATCTTTTACAATACGCCTTTTTTCATCTACAACAACCTGTTTAAAACTATATCTTCCAGATTTTCCAACATTTTTTCCTTCTAAGAATTTTCTTGCACGAAGAACAAGTTCTCTTGGATCAAAAGGCTTTTTCATATAGTCATCTGCTCCTAACTGAAGACCTTCAAGAACATCTTCTATTTCTGTTTTTGCTGTAAGCATTATTATTACAGGATCTCCATATTCAGCAGACATATCTCTTACTATACTTGTAAAATTTTTTCCATCAAGACTTGGGAGCATAATATCTAATACAATAAGATCAGGTTTAAAGCTTTTCACTGCTTTTAATCCTTCAAGTCCGTCACCAGCTGTCTGAACTTCATAATTTTCTTTTTTAAAAAAATAACTTACCAGCTGTTGTATTTCCATATCATCTTCTACTATTAAAACTCTCATTGTATCCTCCCAGTTTTTCTATTCTTCTGCCTCTTCCTTTTCCTCACTTTTATGTTTTTCTCTCTCAAGAAGTTCAACTACTCTCATATTTTCTCCACTGAAATTATAAATTGAACTCATAGCAAGTTGTGTTATTTTATCTGAAACTCTTTCATACTTTTTGTTAATAAGAAGCATAAGAATTCCTGCATCAATATTTTTTGATTCTTCTTTCATTTGGCTTCCGATAATAGAATCTATCTCTCCTCTTATTTCATTAATTTCTTCATCCATTCCAAGAAGAACATAAGCTTTTTTCTCATCTTTTTCTATAAAAGCTTCCATATATTTTTGGAATATATCATCTATTTTTATAAGAAAATTTTCAAGAATTCCAAAATCTCTTTCCATATTTCCTTCTTTTTTTTCTATTTTTCTCATTAAGACTAGAGTATCAAGAAGAAGATCTCCCATTCTTTCAAGCATTTTACTTGATTCTATAAATGTTATAAGAGCTCTTAAATCTCCTGCAGCAGGTTGAAATCTTGCTATTGACATTATTGATGTTTCTTTTATTTTTACATCAAAAGCATTTATCATATCTTCAACAAGCTTTGCTTCCCCATAAAGAGATCTGTCAAAACTATCTTTTTTTAACATTTCCATATTTATTCTAAAAAGTCTATCTACATTTTTACAAAGTTCTATATAATGTTCTGTTATTCCATTGATACTTTCGTGAAGATTTCTCATTTTATCACTCCTCATTTTTATTCTATCATATTTTTTCAAAACTTTTTATATTCTATCCAAATTTACCTGTTATATAATCTTCTGTTTTTTTCTTGTTAGGCTTAGTAAAAATTATATCTGTTTTATCAAACTCTTCTAGTTTTCCTTGATAGAAAAATCCTGTAAAATCTGAAATTCTTGCAGCTTGCTGCATATTATGTGTAACTATTATTATAGTATAATCTTTCTGAAGTTCTCTTATAAGTTCTTCTATTTTTAAAGTTGAAATAGGATCAAGAGCTGATGTAGGTTCGTCCATAAGAAGTATTTCTGGTTTTACTGCTATTGCCCTTGCAATGCAAAGTCTTTGTTGCTGTCCTCCTGAAAGTCCAAGTGCTGACTGATGAAGTTTATCCTTTACTTCATCCCATAAAGCTACTGCCTTTAAACTATTTATTACTATTTCATCAAGAACTTTTTTATCTTTTTCTCCGTGAAGTTTAGGACCATAAACAATATTTTCATATATTGTTTTAGGGAATGGATTTGGCTTTTGGAAAACCATTCCTATTTTTTTTCTCAATTCAACTATATCATTATCTGGATTAAAAATATTTTTTCCATCAAACTCTATTACACCTTCATATCTTACACCTTCAATAAGGTCATTCATCCTGTTTATAGATCTTAAGAATGTTGATTTCCCACATCCTGAAGGACCTATAAGAGCCGTTACTTTATTTTCTTGTATCTCCATGTTTATATCCTTAAGAGCCTGAAACTTATCATAATAAAAGTTAAAGTTATTGACCTTAAGTCTTATTGTATTTTCCATTTATCCTCCTTAAAAAACTTAAATATATATTTACTCAAATTATTTACTGCTGAATTTTTTTCTTAAAACTGCACCAAGCAAGTTAAATCCTACTGTAAGAACAACTATTACAAGAACTGTTCCATTCATTATCTTATCAGGCATATTAGGAACTTGTGTTGCAATTACATAAAGATGATATGGAAGAGCCATTACCTGATCCCATACAGATTCTGGAAGGAAAGGCAGATAAAATGCTACTACTGTAAACATTATAGGTGCTGTTTCTCCAGCAGCTCTTGATATACTTAAAATAATTCCTGTAAGAATTCCTGGAAGAGCTGTTGGAAGAATTATTTTCCATGTTGTTTCCCATTTTGTTGCCCCTAAAGCTAAAGAAGCTTCCCTTAAATCTTTAGGTATTGCAAGAAGTGCTTCCCTTGTTGCTGTTATTATTACAGGAAGACACATTATTCCAAGGGTAAGAGCCCCTGAAAGAATTGATGAACCAAATTGTAAGAAAATTACAAACAATGACATTCCAAAAAGTCCATATATGATACTTGGTATTCCTGCCAGATTTACTATTGTAAGATTTATTACTCTTCTTATTATATTATCTTTAGAATATTCAACTAGAAATATTCCTGTAAGAATACCAAAAGGAACTGAAACTGCTATTGTTCCTATTGTAAGATAAATACTTCCAATTATTGCAGGAAGTATTCCTCCTGCTCTCATTCCATCAGTAGGGTTTGTTGCTAAAAATTCCCACGATATTGAAGGAACTCCTTTAAATATTATATAAATCACTATGCAGACAACAGGTAAAACTGAAAGATACCCAACACCTTTAATAATTCCCTCTATTACTTTTGCTCCTGTTCCTTTTAATAAACTCATTTTCATGCTCCTTATTTTCTCATTATCTTTCTTGATTTATTTATAAAATAATCTGCTATTGTATTTGTTATAAAACTTATTCCGAAAAGTACAAGTCCAACTGCAAAAAGTACATAATAATGTGTGCTGCCATTTACAACTTCCCCCATTTCTGCAGCTATTGTTGCTGTAAGAGTTCTTACTGGAGAAAGAATTCCTCCTCCTAAAATAGGAGCATTTCCTGTTACCATTAAAACCGTTATTGTTTCACCTATTATTCTTCCAAACCCAAGCATTATCCCTGCAAAAATTCCAGGAAACGCTGCTGGAAGTATTATTTTTACAACTGTTTCCAATTTATTCGCTCCCATTGCAAGAGAAGCTTCTTTATATGAAGGATCAAGTGCCCTTATAGCATCATCTGATATACTTACCATAGTTGGAATAGCCATAAAAGAAAGAAGTATTCCTCCTGTAAGAGCTGTAAGCCCTGTATTAAGATTAAATATATTTTTTACTAATGCTGATAATACATAAAGCCCTATATATCCAAGTACAACTGAAGGAAGTGCAGACATTGTTTCTATAAGAAGTTTAAAAATATCTCTTGTTTTTTTATTTGCATATTCTGCCATGTATACTGCACTCATAATACTTATAGGAACAGATATTCCAAGTGCTACTAAAGTTACACGGAAAGAACCTGATAGCAAAGGAAGAAGTCCATATTTTTCTGAAAGAGAAATCCATTCTCTTCCTAAGAAAAACTTTGATAACGATACATCTTCAAAAGCTTTCATGCTATTTGTCAATATAAATAAAAATATAAGAAAAACTATTACAACATTAAATCCGCCGATTAAAAATATACAATATTTCATACATTTATCTACGATTTTTCTTAAATTCATTTTCTACCCCTTATTTTTTCATTCTTTTTATTTTTTTCAATTTTACTCTCAGTTTGTAAGATAAATATTAATTTAATGTAAAAAATATGTAAAAAAATAATTTCAAAAAATATAAAAAAGGAGCTGTTGCATTTTCTAATCTATAAAAATAAAATTTTATTTTTATAAATCTGCAACAACCCCTTTTAATTATTTTTATCTTATAAGAGCTTCTGAGTTTAGTGGAGATTCCATTCTTCTTGTCTGTCTTTCAAATCTTTCTCTCATTAAATCTGTTTTATATTTAGATCTTTCCAAAGCTATGTCATCATTAAGCTTCTGAACTTTATTCCAGTCAGGTTTATCATTTAAAAGTTCTTTTCTTATTTCAAGTCTTTTTTCATCAATAGAAATTTCCATCTTTCTAAATTCAAAACTTCTTCTGCAGTTATCAGCTCTTTCTATATTCTTTGAATAATGATGTCTATGCCATTCCCTTGGTTCTTCTCTTCTATGATGTATCCCTGCAAAAGCTGTTGTTCCTACTGCAAGTAACATTAAACTTCCTATTAATAATCTTTTCATATTAATCACTCCTTTACTCTCTTCCTTTTGTAAAGAAATTATACTGCTAATTTGTTACCTGAATATGTCAAAATAAAAAATAAATTTATTATTTTTTATTTTTATTCCATACTCAAATGAATGAAGAGATAAAATTCTTTTAATAAGAGAAAGTCCTAAACCACTTCCTTCTATTCCTTTCTCAGTTCCATTATTTCCTCTGAAAAAAGGCTCAAATAATTTATCTGTCTTTTCTATTTCTTTAATATACATTGGATTTTCTATTACAATGTTATTCCCTTCTCTATAAATTTTTATTTTTGAATTTTCAGGAGAATATTTTAGAGCATTTTGTATAATGTTATTAAAAACTATTTCTATAAGTTTTTTATTTGCTGTCACTTCTTTTTCATCAATATCTATTTCCCATTCTATATCTTTTTTAAGTTCCAAAAATTCAAATTGCTCAATGCTTTTTCTTATAACTTCATGCAATTCAAATTTTTCTTCAGAAAGTTTTGTATCAGCTGAAGAAAGCTTTGAAATAAGCAGAAGATCTTTTACAAGAGTATTCATATATCTGCTTTCTTTTAAAATTACCCTGTAATAATTTTTTCTTTCTTGCTCCTCTGTAATTTTTCCAGTAAGAAGAAGCTGAGCATGTGTATCAATTACAGCAATTGGAGTTTTTAACTCATGAGAAGCATTGGAAACAAAATTATTAAGCCCCTCTATAGAGGACGATATACTGTCAGCCATTATATTTATACTTCTACTTAAATCTTTAAGCTCATCACTTGTATTAATGTTAGATTTCTCAGAAAAATCTAACTCTGCTATTTTTTTGGCTGCTCTGTTAAGAGCCCCTATATTATCAGTTATTCTCTTAGCAAAAATTCTGCTTATAAAAGCACTTATTCCAAGTGCAACAACAAGAGTTATTAAATTAAGAAGATATACTTCATGTCTATGACTGCTCATTACAGAAAGGGATGTTGTAATAAAAACTATTTCATTTTTTGAAATATTTTCTTTATAGACTAAAAGAATTATATTATTTTGCATTGAAATTATATGAAATCCATTTTCTACTTTTCTGTATCTGCTTCTGCTTTTTTTATGATGAGACTCTGGTTTCATTGAATTCTCAATATATATATTTATTCCCTCTTTATCTTTTACATTTTCTATATATTCTTCAAGGGCATATTCATTATCTGAAAAATTTTTTATATTATCTTTTATTTTTATAATCTCACTTTTTCTTCTGTTTATATAAAAAGAATCTGCTGCAAATATGCTTAGAATATAACTTACAGATATTGTAAAAATAATAAGAAATATAGAGAATAAAAAGATTTTTCTGAAAAGATTAATTTTTATTTTCATCTAACACATACCCCATTCCTCTTACTGTTTTTAAAAGAAATTCATAGCTTCCCATCTTTTTACGAACTCTTCTTACAAGAGTATCTACAGCTCTATCATCTCCATCAAAATCAAATCCCCATACTTCATTTAAAAGTTGTTCCCTTGAAAAAATTATTCCTTTATTCTTAAACATATATTCTAAAAATTGTATCTCTCTTCTTGTAAGCTCAATGCTTTTATTTTCTAAAATAAGTTCTCCTTTTTTTGAATCAAAAGAAAACTTATCATATTTATATATACTATTGTTATCTATCTTCAAAAGCTTTTTTATTTTAAGAGTAAGAATCTTAAGATTAAAAGGTTTTGTTATATAATCATCTGCTCCTATACTTAAACCATTGTATTCATCTGCATCTGAATCTCTTGCAGTCATTATAATAACAGGAATATTTGAATTTTTTCTTATTTCTTTACATATATCCCAGCCTGTAACTTTAGGAAGATTTATATCTAAGAGAACAAGATCTGCTCCTGCATTATAAAATTTTTCAATTCCTTCTTCTCCGTCAAAAGCTTTTATTATTTCAAACTCATCTGAAAGTGAATCATATAATACCTGCATTAAATTTTTTTCATCTTCTATTATTAACAATCTTTTTTTCACAAATTACCTCTTAAAAATTATTTTATAAAAAAGACTGCTGCAAATTTTATGTTAATATGCACCAGTCCTTATTTTAATTAAATCTTATTAAGCAAAACCACACAATATGATTTTATTCCTTCTTCATTTCCTGTAAATCCTAATTTTTCTTCTGTTGTAGCTTTAACACTTACATTTTCAATATCTGTGTGAAGAATTTTAGCCATTTTTTTTCTCATCTCTTCAATGTAATCTTTAAGCTTTGGTTTCTGAGCTACAATTATTGAATCAAGATTTCCTATTTTATATCCTTTTTCTCTCATAAGTTCATAAACTTTTTTTAAAAGAATTTTGCTGTC is a genomic window of Fusobacterium perfoetens containing:
- a CDS encoding acyl-CoA dehydrogenase family protein, giving the protein MLFKTTEAHEALRARVREFAENEVKPIAFMLDQNNEFPSEAIKKLGEMDLMGIPYPKEYGGAGLDALSYAIAVEELSRVDGGTGVILSAHVSLGSYPIMAFGTEEQKKKYLVPLAKGEKIGAFGLTEPNAGSDAGGTETTAVLQGDHYILNGEKIFITNAPKADTYIIFAVTTPDIGTKGISAFIVEKGWEGFTFGDHYDKLGIRSSSTAQLLFNDVKVPKENLLGKEGEGFKIAMATLDGGRIGIASQALGIAQGAYEHALEYAKERIQFGKPIAHQQIISFKLADMATKLRAARFLVYSAAELKEHHEPYGMESAMAKQYASDICLEVVNDALQIFGGTGYLKGMEVERAYRDAKICTIYEGTNEIQRVVIAAHIIGKIAKEGGSSKKKGPIAGLRKKMILKEGTVEERVKTLVDALKADGYDFTVGIDLDTPITKADRVVSAGRGVGKKENMELIKNLAVQAGAAVGSSRPVAEEWKYVPLNRYVGMSGQKFNGNLYIACGISGAGQHLKGIKDATTIVAINSNANAPIFKNADYGIVGTIEEVLPVLTAALDNGEPKKEAPPMKKMKKPFIKKSAPSYKIHVCSGCGYEYDQEIGDPENEIKPGTTFEKLPEEWICPLCGESKDEFIEV
- a CDS encoding sensor histidine kinase, which codes for MGKISELYGDAAKRTLKEDALMVKELTNGYTKSNFQDMFGNVKKRFTLIDAQGNILYDSERYTKEDEMANHRNREEVKEAFETGEGFAIRKSKTLRQNMAYYGLLNENSEGEKTVIRTSISYDEEIKDLRTLLVTQIFFFIILNIAIYICYKNYLKRDLFKKIESMREALESGDEIKTIYAKGDVWLVKFWKVVRDWQKENLKNIRKLNEEKTRLKRVISAVDLSIILADEESKIIMKNNALGYLYVNGKLDSIYKKVKYIEILNVINKGMKTKENIKEEIFISKLKKYLLVTVKYLEFKKEFLITIKDITRSRELGEIQKNFIANVSHELKTPLTNIKGYLIALEDAPQELQKNFLDIIRSNVEKLENITMDFLNISKIESSKIINLAPVPFERVKDEVEKILNGKVKKSGAVIEYNLDLKDENNYMNIDFEKTVTVLKNLIENGIIYNNKVPHITVSIKEEDDRYRVSVKDNGIGFPEQEKDNIFERFYRIDKARTSNVAGTGLGLSIVKETVDICGGKIEVFSSENEGSEFIFTLLK
- a CDS encoding FprA family A-type flavoprotein; the protein is MHCVRKVTEDLYWVGANDHRLNLFENIHPISRGVSYNSYLLMDKKTVLFDTVDWSVCRQFLENVKAVLDGRNLDYLVINHMEPDHAASIEEILLRYPKVKVISTEKAFMLMHQFGFDVEERKEVVKEGDVKSFGKHTVTFVSAPMVHWPEAMVTFDTTNGVLFAADAFGSFGALDGKLFNDEVNFDRDWIDEARRYYTNIVGKYGPHVQALLKKAAGIDIKIICPLHGPVWRSNLGYFIDKYDKWSRYEPEEKGVMIVYASMYGNTESAATVLASKLVEKGITNVVMYDVSNTHVSQLISETFKYSHIVLASVTYNLGIYPLMHNYLMDMKALNVQNRTVAIVENGSWACKSGDLMAEFLDDMKQMSVLNERLTMVSSLNEEKIDEMDVLVDGIIESMKD
- a CDS encoding glucarate dehydratase family protein, producing MKQGSPKVLKMDVYPVAGYDSALLTLSGCHSPYFTRNIVVLEDETGNKGIGEIHGGEAITEMLESYKPMVIGAEIADYRKVITDIRANGQKAKGDTGEGLQGLNISNLKFVVQAEAAIECAMLDLLGKFLNKPMAALLGDGGIQRREVPFLGYLFYIADPKKIDMPYLIETDCKDSWEKIRRQETLTPEGIVEQAKALYERYGFKDFKLKGGVLKGEEEMKAVEALHKAFPEARVNIDPNGAWSLEEAIRLCKDKHGVVAYMEDPCGPEAGFSSREIMSEFKTATNLKVATNMIATNWRQFYHAASERSVDIILADPHFWTLNGSVRMAYLLKDWGLTWGSHSNNHFDITLATFAQVAAAAPGNITPVDTHYIWQDGQGITKNPPVIKNGVIEITDKPGLGVEIDMEKLLKAHELYKTMPAQFRTRDDALAMQYLIKDWKYDSKKPCMVR